Part of the Sulfuricurvum kujiense DSM 16994 genome, ACTCTGCTGTGGAATGTACCCTTTGATTTTCCCCTCAAACGCCCCGTTCACAAAATCGACGATCTCACTGCGGGAGCGGTAGTTGACTCTAAGCGGCTCCACACGGACATCGAACAGCTCGGCAACCTGATGAAAAAGGGCACTTACCCCGCCGCGAAAGCGGTAAATCGATTGTTTTACGTCCCCGACGAAAAAGAAGCTCCCCCCTTCGTTTACACCGATGCCGGAACGGATCTCTTCGATGAGCGGTCGTAGAATATCAAACTGGATAACGCTGGTGTCTTGAAACTCATCAAGAAGTAGATGTTTCAGACGCGAATCAAGACGAAAATAGAGAAATTCGCTCTCCAGTTTCTCCCGAAGCAGGGTATGCACATTGAGGGTAATGTCGTCGAAACTCAGTTCATTGCTCTGAACCGCCATATTTTGGCGGCTTTTGATGTAAAGCTTTAAAATCGAAAACAGCTCTTTAAAATAGAGTACTTCGCGACGGCGCATCTGCTGTGCGATGGCGCTTTGCATTTCGTGAAGCAATTCATCCATCCGAGGTTCATAACTCTTTTTAAAATCCCAATACTCCAGAGTCGGTTTTTGCAGCCAAGATTTTCCTAAAAGGTCCTCGTAACTCTCGATTTGCATCGTTTTTCGGGCACGGTCACTGAGCGGCTTCGAGAGGACAAGAGTTGAAAGTTCTTGCGCAATCCCCATACTCTGTTCTGTGGTATCGTCTGGGACACTGAGCGTGCTGTATGCATCAAGGTTCAACTCTTTATATTTAGAATAAAGAGAAGAGAGAAGAGAGAACAAGTCGCTCAGGCGCTTATCGCTGAGCAGTGAGAGGTGAACCAACGCCTTCTCGGAATGCGACACTTCCACCTCATTTAAAAACCGCTCCAAAAGCGCCGTTTCATGCTGATTCTGTATCGTTTTAAACGTCGGCATCAATCCGGCATTGAGGGCAAATTTGCGTAAAATTCGCCCGAAAAACTTATCAATAGTCGATATCTGGATATCGGAACGTAAAAATCTGGCCAACACTTTGGGGCGCTCTTCTAGAATCTTCGCTTCATCGATCCCGCTCAAACGTGCGATCTGAGAAAGTTCGCTCCGCTTCGGCAGTTCTTCGAGTGTCAAAATTATCCGCTCCAGCATCTCATTCGCCGCTTTATTCGTAAAGGTCAACGCAATGATGGATGAGGGATTTTCCCCCATAAACAGCAGACTCAAATAACGGACGACCAGGTTGAAGGTTTTGCCGCTTCCCGCACTCGCTTCATACGCTAAAAACGGTTCAAACTCCACGCATCACCTCCCGGTGACAGAGATAGACGTAGGGACAAAGACGGCATCGGCTCAAATCCTCGCACATTTCCCACTCCCATGTTTTTTTCGAAGCCATCTCGGAGAGAATCTCCCGCAACTTTTCTGTCTTCGCTTCCAAAAACTGCTCTACCTTCAGCTCTCCCTTATTCAAATCGTAATAGCCGCATCGCGCCACATCACCAAATTCTCCTGCAAGCAGGGCATAAACACTGAGCTGATAATCGACATCGCTCTCTTTGGGTTCTTTATCGGTGTCGGGAAATTTACCGCTTTTATAGTCGATCACTTCGAACCGCCCCACCACTTCATCGATCCGGTCTATCCGCCCGCTTAACGTAATCCCCTCCACGACCGCTCTAGCCTCTTTTTCGGTATACAAAACCTTTGCACCCGAGGCAAACCGAGCCGCTTCCTGCTCATAAAAAGGGTCCAGTTTATCAAGCCACAGCCGCTTCATATGGCGTTCCAGCGGATCGTCTGCAGCGGTATTTTCCCATTGGTTCCGAAGCGCTTCTTTTATTTTAACGGCTGAGGAATACTCCGCAGCATCTATAAAGAGTTTTTCCAATGCACTGTGAAGCGCGTTTCCGATATCCCTCTCCTGTGACAGATCCCGCGGCAGTTCGTGGTCGCGGATATGCTCTATATAGCGGTAATAGAACTGCCGTTTACAGCTCAGGAACGATTTGATACCGCTTGCTGAGAGGGGGTGGGCGGTAAAATCGTATTCGCACTCAAAACTCTTGACCTGACGGACATTAAAAGCAGGGGGAGGAAACAATACCTCTTCATAACGGTATGCAGCCGGGATACTTTTGATCCCCAGCTGCAGTAAAAAACGCGAAGGGACCGATTCAGCATTTTGGACACATCCGATAGCGACCCTTTTCGCCCGGTTAAAAAGGATGGAGTAGTAATGTTTTTGGAGCGATTCACGATCATGCGCGCTCGGTAGCCCGGCATACTCACGGGTTTTTGTATTCAAAAAGAGATCTTTTTCACTCTTATGCGGGACATACCCCTCATTAAAATCGACGATCACTACCCCCTCAAATGCAACACCGCGTGTCTCCAACAGCCCCATAACGGTGATTTTCCCGCCCCGGACATCATCAATGCTCTTTTGTCGAAGACGGTTCATAAAGATTTTAAAAACGGCACGAAAATCCATCACCTCCAGCGCATGGGAAAGGTGACCGAACCGGTGAAGTTCATCACGTATGACCTCAAGTGAGGATTCATCTCCCCCTTCCCATAGCATCATCATCTCTTCGAGTTGCGAAAACTGAAATTTTTTCGAATAATGGGCTTTGAACCACTCAATCGTCTCACTTTTGATATTGCGGACCCGTTCACGGTTCACGACATTCATTTCATCCAAAAATAAAGTAATGCTTTCCCATTCCCTGTAGATGTTACTCTTGCTAAAGGGCTCTCCCATCGCAAAGTTGAAATTCCCCTCGGTATCGAACTCCCTGAGCATTGCCGCCGCATCTTCATCGGGGAGTACCACCGCAATTTTCTCGGGTGCAATCCCCTCTTCCACAAACCCCTCTACACTCGCTTTGATAAATCCGATCTGCGATAAACGCGTATGAAATACTTCGCATTCAACCGAGCGATTGATACAAAGCGGTTTTTTTTCAATAATAGTTATAGTGCTTAGCGACAGGCGGTACTCCATCCCCTCAGCCAGTTCAAAACCCATCTCTTCCAAACGAGTCGTCATTTTTCGGTTGTATGCGGTTGTGTTGTAGTGGAGGATCAACTCCAGATGCTTTGCACACTCTTGAAGCAATACGATTTCATATCGGCTTAAATACCCTTCAACGACAATCATAATCGACTCATAATTTCGTAAAAAATCACGTTGAATCGTTGTATGCTCCGAGGTATAGATCCGATCAGCCCATCCCTCGCGCTTACATATTTCGCCATAGCGTTCACGCAGCCGCTTAAGGATCGCAATGTGCTCTTCATACTCTCCGTAGACATCGACCGACTGAAGCGTTGTAAGCGATACCTGTTCGGAGGAGAGCTCTTCAAAAAATCGGAACAGATACTCAGAATTCTGGATAAAACTGAAAAAATTACGTTCGATATTGAGCGCGGCAAACCCTGAAAAATCGGATGCCTCGTGCATCGCTAAAAGGCGCAGATCCTCGTCCGGAACGATTTTTCCCTCCGCCACATAGGCACGGGAGAGAAACTCCCCCATCGTCATCATTGCGGGGAGAAAGCTCTCTGTAGACTCTGCAACCGCTTCACGAACGCACCGAGCGGTAGGATAAACAATACATTGTCGATTCATTCAGGGAATTCCTATATTCTGGCTATTGCATAGATGGATAACAGATAATAAATAATGTGGACATATTGTAGTAGATTTCCCCTAAAGGGGAAAGAGGACGAGTGATTAAAACTCAGACGTAATGGTATTGCGGGTATCGGCTTTGATGTTATAGTAGCGTTGATCCGCTCCTACAGCCACTTTTGCCAAAATATCCCAGCGTCCCTGTTTCGGAAGATCCACCGCATTAAAGGTGTATTGCCCTTCATTGATGATAGGGTTTGACAAATTAATATCAAGTTTGGTCGTATCCGGCCGTGTTAAAACCGCTTCGATTTTAGCATCATTAATCGCGTTGCCCTCTTTATCGGTTACTTTATAGACGATTACCGTCCCTTTTTCACTGATTTGAGGAGTTACAAAAGCAACAGAATACTTTTTATCAAAGGCTATTTTAGCGTTGATAATCTCATTGGCGTCATTATCATATGAATGATATCCCTGCATACCGTAATCGGACATCTCTACAGGATTATTCATAGCCATCTTAATGGTAACAACGCCAAACATAATGACAATTACAGTTGATACGGCAATTATAATCGGCCATTTTGTACCTGGATTTTTAAACATTATCATCCTTGTTGCGACGACGGAAAAATCGCCCGTATACGTATCGTGAAATACCGTAAAGAATAATACCGTAAAAAACTAACCGAAGGATATCGATAAAATTTTTGCTGCCGTTTCCTGCAGACGAGCTAAGGGTAACCCCGTGAGCTGCCGCAATCTGATCCGCCGTATCGCTGTACCCGTTGAACATCGCTACCGAATACTTTTGAACCGTTTCCCCCCCTTTTGTCTTTTCTGCCAAAATGGGGAGAATCGTTCCGCCGCGATTAGTGATAAGTTCTTTCGCTTCATCGTAGTTTCGGGCAAACATTATTGCACTGACAACCGATCCGATAAACGTTGCGTTCGGACTTAAAATCTGCGATTTGTTAAAATGCTCATATAAAGAGACGGGACGGGCCAATATGTCAATCTGCTGTTTTAGTTCTACAAACGTCATAATAACCGATGGTTCGCCTACTTCCGATACCAACTGTTTTTCAAAATCGGCAACACTTTGGTTTTCATCCAAATCACGCACCATTACCAAATAGAGTGAAACACCTGTTTTGGCTTTTAGTTCAGCACCGATTGAATTTATCTGTTCCGCAAAGTTCGGGTTGTTAACAACATCATCTTTATATAAATATTCCGCATGGAGAGAGAATGTCAAAGAGAATAAGAAGGTGAGGGCCGCTAGCCCTCGCGAGAGTAACAAAAGCTACCCTTAACCGATGAAAAGGTGGTTCGGTGTTACAACTGCCCACAAAGTGATAGCCGCACCAATCACCAATGTGATTGTAATGAGTTTATCCATGATACTTGCCATATTAAACCCCTTATTTAACATCAACACGATGCGCAGCATTTTCGGTGCTGATCATTTTGATGTCTTTTTCATTTTCGACTTGGTAGAAATTAGTCGCACTACCTTGTTGAACACCCAATCCCCACACGGTTAAACCCGCGAGGATAGAGAGAAGCAACACGGTTGCGATCAACATACCGGTGATACCGTCCAATGCAAAAATACTACGATTTTCCATTATGACTCTCCTTATTTGCTAAGGCCGGTGACATAAGCACCAAGCGCTTTTACCTGAACTTCAGTCAAGTTATTGAATGCCGGCATTTGACCGATCGCACCTTTTTTACCGTGTTTCATTACATTCGCAATAAGCGTAGGATTGAACTCAACGATACTCGGAGCAACCATATCGGTACCTTTACCGTCAGCAGCATGACAAGCAGCACATGTTCCGGCAAATACGTCAGCACCTTCTGTCCCCTTCATTCCGCCGGCAACATACTTAGATACCGCATCAATTTCAGCATCAGTGATCAATGCACCGGTGTTAGCGTTCATGAGACCGTTACGATCCGGCATCGGCATTTCCATACCGAGAAGCTGGTTATTTGAGCCGTTTTGAATTACATGTTTGATTGATTTCTCATCCAAACGGTGATTCAAGTTAGCTGCTTTACCGTCAATACCGTCCGCTTGAAGCCCGTGACACGGAGCACATTGAACGATAAATACGGATTGCCCCATCTCATTAAGAGCAGTGTCATCCATATTAGCGTATTGCGCTTCAAATTTAGCATCGTGCGCAGCAACTTCTTCATTATATTCACCGATTTGTGAATACGCGTTTACAGGATATCCCGCAAGGAAATACCAGATTGCCCAAATATTCAAACCGAGGAAAATAACCGCCCATCCGAAAGGAAGCTCGTTTTTATATTCCCCGATTCCATCCCAGTTTTCATCCGCAAGTTTACCGCTTGCTTTGTCAAATTGCATTTGTCGAACATATTTGGTAACTACAAATGCCGTAACGATGACTAGAACAACCGCACCGAGAACGGCGAGTTTATTAACCCAGTCACCTTCACCACCCATACCGCCGGCACCACCGACAGCAACGTAAGTGAAGCCAAGCATTGCAATTACAACTATGATAGCAGCAAGTACTGTCTTATTCATTTATGCCTCCTACTTTATCTCATCGTTTTTCGAGATCTCTTCGACCGGTTGATCGGTGATCTCGTCATTCAGCGCGATATTGCCGTACTTTTCATAATCGCGTGTCCCCTTTTTCTGTGCACTGTAGAGGTGATAAATGTACGAGTACAATACCACCACCAAAAATGCCGTAAACCCGAAGTAAGCATACGCTTGAAGAGTACCAATATCCACGCTAATTTCCTTATTTCAAGCTGTTAAGATACGCGATCAACGCTACGATTTCAGGGATTTGACCCGCTGCAACCGCATCTTTAACTTCTTGGTCCTTCATGTCTGCCGCAACAACTTTTGCCTCTTCAAGAGCCGAAGTTTTTGCTTCATCCAATGTTGCTGCCAAAGCAACGGTCGTTTTTGAACCGTCAGCCATTGGAATTTCTGCATTGTATGGAACTGCAAATACTTTATTAACCGTTACTTGTTCTGCATACGCCGTATCGATATCAGCAGTATTTTTGAACATCCATGGGTAAGCCGGCATAATTGAGCCTGGAACAACCGCTGCAGGATCTTTCATGTGGTTTTCATGCCAGTCAGTCGTACGGTAGTTACCTACACGCATCAAATCCGGACCGGTACGTTTTGAGCCCCAAAGGAATGGACGGTCATACGCATATTCGCCGCTCAAGCTGTAGTGACCGTAGCGGTCAGTTTCAGATTTAAACGGACGAATCAATTGTGAGTGACATGCATTACAGCTGTTTTTGATGTAAACATGGCGACCTGCAAGTTCCAACGTCGTGTAAGGCTTAGTCCCTACAACCGGTTGAGACGCTTGCGCGAAGTTTGGCAAAATCTCGATAAGACCTGCAAACGCGATTGTTACGAACACCGCTACCGCGAAAAAGAACGGGTGTTTTTCTAACCAGTGAAACATTTTTCCCCTCCTTATTATGCGCCCATAGGCGATGCGTTTTGAAGTTCACTCTCTTCAACACGGCGAGAGCTTGTCATTGTTTTGTACATATTGTACGCGAACAAGAACATACCTACGAGATACAATGTACCACCAACCGCACGGATTGTGAAGTAAGGGTGCAATACGGCAACCGTATCGATGAATGAGTAAGCAAGGTTACCGAACTCATCGTGTGCACGCCACATCATACCTTGTGTAATACCGGCGATCCACATAGAGGTGAAATATAATACAACACCAAGAGTTTGGATCCAGAATTGTGTGTTCATCAACGATTTAGAATAAATCTCACGTTTGAATACACGAGGAGCCATGTGGAAAAGTGCTGCCATAATCATGAACGCAACCCAACCGAGAACACCGTCATGTACGTGACCGACGATCCAGTCTGTAAAGTGAGCCAACGCATTAACCGATTTAATCGCTTGGATCGGACCTTCAAGAGTTGAGAACATGTAGAACGTAGAAGCCAAGATCATGAATTTGATCAACGGACTGCTCGCAACTTGTTGCCATTCACCCTTCATCGTAAGAAGCATATTGATCGCAGAACCCCATGATGGGAGGATCAATACAACCGAGAATACAGAACCCATTGTTTGCATCCAATCCGGTACAGTTGAATAGATCAAGTGGTGTCCGCCAGCCCAAAGGTAAACAAACATCAACCCCCAGAACGCAAGAAGAGACAATTTATATGAATAAACCGCTTGGCCCGATTCTTTCGGAAGGAAGTAGTAGATCATTGCAACGATAGGTACAGTAAATCCGAACGCAACCGCGTTGTGTCCATACCACCATTGAACAAGAGCATCATTGGTTCCTGAGTACATTGAAACAGAGTGGTACCATGCACCGATTCCGCCAGACGCAAAATAGGTTGGGATTTCCATGTTGTTGAAAAGATACAACATTGCGATACCGAGGAATGTAGCAATGTAA contains:
- a CDS encoding PD-(D/E)XK nuclease family protein; amino-acid sequence: MNRQCIVYPTARCVREAVAESTESFLPAMMTMGEFLSRAYVAEGKIVPDEDLRLLAMHEASDFSGFAALNIERNFFSFIQNSEYLFRFFEELSSEQVSLTTLQSVDVYGEYEEHIAILKRLRERYGEICKREGWADRIYTSEHTTIQRDFLRNYESIMIVVEGYLSRYEIVLLQECAKHLELILHYNTTAYNRKMTTRLEEMGFELAEGMEYRLSLSTITIIEKKPLCINRSVECEVFHTRLSQIGFIKASVEGFVEEGIAPEKIAVVLPDEDAAAMLREFDTEGNFNFAMGEPFSKSNIYREWESITLFLDEMNVVNRERVRNIKSETIEWFKAHYSKKFQFSQLEEMMMLWEGGDESSLEVIRDELHRFGHLSHALEVMDFRAVFKIFMNRLRQKSIDDVRGGKITVMGLLETRGVAFEGVVIVDFNEGYVPHKSEKDLFLNTKTREYAGLPSAHDRESLQKHYYSILFNRAKRVAIGCVQNAESVPSRFLLQLGIKSIPAAYRYEEVLFPPPAFNVRQVKSFECEYDFTAHPLSASGIKSFLSCKRQFYYRYIEHIRDHELPRDLSQERDIGNALHSALEKLFIDAAEYSSAVKIKEALRNQWENTAADDPLERHMKRLWLDKLDPFYEQEAARFASGAKVLYTEKEARAVVEGITLSGRIDRIDEVVGRFEVIDYKSGKFPDTDKEPKESDVDYQLSVYALLAGEFGDVARCGYYDLNKGELKVEQFLEAKTEKLREILSEMASKKTWEWEMCEDLSRCRLCPYVYLCHREVMRGV
- a CDS encoding FixH family protein translates to MFKNPGTKWPIIIAVSTVIVIMFGVVTIKMAMNNPVEMSDYGMQGYHSYDNDANEIINAKIAFDKKYSVAFVTPQISEKGTVIVYKVTDKEGNAINDAKIEAVLTRPDTTKLDINLSNPIINEGQYTFNAVDLPKQGRWDILAKVAVGADQRYYNIKADTRNTITSEF
- a CDS encoding DUF4006 family protein — encoded protein: MENRSIFALDGITGMLIATVLLLSILAGLTVWGLGVQQGSATNFYQVENEKDIKMISTENAAHRVDVK
- a CDS encoding c-type cytochrome, which encodes MNKTVLAAIIVVIAMLGFTYVAVGGAGGMGGEGDWVNKLAVLGAVVLVIVTAFVVTKYVRQMQFDKASGKLADENWDGIGEYKNELPFGWAVIFLGLNIWAIWYFLAGYPVNAYSQIGEYNEEVAAHDAKFEAQYANMDDTALNEMGQSVFIVQCAPCHGLQADGIDGKAANLNHRLDEKSIKHVIQNGSNNQLLGMEMPMPDRNGLMNANTGALITDAEIDAVSKYVAGGMKGTEGADVFAGTCAACHAADGKGTDMVAPSIVEFNPTLIANVMKHGKKGAIGQMPAFNNLTEVQVKALGAYVTGLSK
- a CDS encoding cytochrome c oxidase, cbb3-type, CcoQ subunit, whose product is MDIGTLQAYAYFGFTAFLVVVLYSYIYHLYSAQKKGTRDYEKYGNIALNDEITDQPVEEISKNDEIK
- the ccoO gene encoding cytochrome-c oxidase, cbb3-type subunit II is translated as MFHWLEKHPFFFAVAVFVTIAFAGLIEILPNFAQASQPVVGTKPYTTLELAGRHVYIKNSCNACHSQLIRPFKSETDRYGHYSLSGEYAYDRPFLWGSKRTGPDLMRVGNYRTTDWHENHMKDPAAVVPGSIMPAYPWMFKNTADIDTAYAEQVTVNKVFAVPYNAEIPMADGSKTTVALAATLDEAKTSALEEAKVVAADMKDQEVKDAVAAGQIPEIVALIAYLNSLK
- the ccoN gene encoding cytochrome-c oxidase, cbb3-type subunit I; protein product: MDNRPLEYDYTVAKMFMLTTVLLGIVGMLVGVILAWEMAFPAVNTIAGSGLAEYTNFSRLRPLHTDAVIFGFTFSGIWATWYYVGQRVLKVSMAESKFLMFLGKLHFALYLLVVVAVVGSLLMGITTSKEYAEFEWPIDIAVVVVWVIWGMSIFGLIGIRREKSLYISIWYYIATFLGIAMLYLFNNMEIPTYFASGGIGAWYHSVSMYSGTNDALVQWWYGHNAVAFGFTVPIVAMIYYFLPKESGQAVYSYKLSLLAFWGLMFVYLWAGGHHLIYSTVPDWMQTMGSVFSVVLILPSWGSAINMLLTMKGEWQQVASSPLIKFMILASTFYMFSTLEGPIQAIKSVNALAHFTDWIVGHVHDGVLGWVAFMIMAALFHMAPRVFKREIYSKSLMNTQFWIQTLGVVLYFTSMWIAGITQGMMWRAHDEFGNLAYSFIDTVAVLHPYFTIRAVGGTLYLVGMFLFAYNMYKTMTSSRRVEESELQNASPMGA